In the Coriobacteriia bacterium genome, CGATGTCGAGAAACATGATGTGGAGCGGACGTCCATCGTTGCCGGCCCGGCGTACCTCGGCGCCAAGGGCGCGCAGAAAGTAGCCGCGGGAGTACAGCCCCGTCGCCTCGTCGACGATCGACATGGCCGCCTGGCGCGGAGCTCTCTCGGCACGCTGCTCGGTCATGAGCAGCGAGGCGACCGAAGCCGTCCCTGCGAGCAGCGCGACTTGCCAGCCGTAGCTGACCGCCACGTAGACGGGGTCGAGGTACAGCTGGTTCGCGACGAACGGTATCGCGACATGCGGCAGCACGCGGAGCAGTTCGAGCCACTCCAAGGCGCCGAGAAGCACGATGCAGAACGCCGTGAAGGCCCAGGCGTCGCGTCGTCGCGGAAGGATGAATGCGGCTTCGAGGATGAACAGCGCGTACATCGACCAGAACCACGAGTTCACGGACCCCGAGTAATGAACGATCACCGTCACCACGAGCGCATCCAAAGCCAACTGCAGGATGTTCCACACGGAAATGTTTCCGAGGCGGCGGTAGTTGAGGTGGTAGAACGAGTTGTAAGCCACCACGAACAGGAGTGCCATCGCCGGGATCGCCATTCTGGCGACGAGTTCCCCGCCCGACATTCGGGACATATACGCCGATGCGGCAAGAAGTGAGTAGATCACCAGTACCGCGAGCAGTGCCCAGCGGATGCGGACGACGAGGCCGACACGGCGCGTGTTGACCTGAAGCGCCTCGATATCGTAGCGGGTGGGCTGCTCGCGCCATGAAACGATCATCGAACGCACGATGCGCTTCTTCAGGCGGTTTCTGCTCAACTGAGGGCTCTTATCCCAGAAATGAGTCATGGATGTCCATCACGCCTTGCGAATCATCGCGGTCACCAGTTCGACGCAGCGGTTCACGACTTCCGACTCCACGCGGTCGACCGTATCGGTGTGCCAGTGCCAGTTGAGCGGCAGGCCCGCGTTGTCAAAGGCCATGATACTCATCGCCTTGAAGCCGCGCGCAAGTGCAGGCGACGCATCAGTCGAAAGCCCCTTGTAGACGCGCGGCTTCACGAGTATCTGCTCCTCGCGTGAGACCCGCTTCACCAGCCCCACGAGGCGCTGGTTGGCGCCGTACCGCCGGCCCATCCCTTCGGCGGTCACCCAGGAAAG is a window encoding:
- a CDS encoding GGDEF domain-containing protein; this translates as MSRNRLKKRIVRSMIVSWREQPTRYDIEALQVNTRRVGLVVRIRWALLAVLVIYSLLAASAYMSRMSGGELVARMAIPAMALLFVVAYNSFYHLNYRRLGNISVWNILQLALDALVVTVIVHYSGSVNSWFWSMYALFILEAAFILPRRRDAWAFTAFCIVLLGALEWLELLRVLPHVAIPFVANQLYLDPVYVAVSYGWQVALLAGTASVASLLMTEQRAERAPRQAAMSIVDEATGLYSRGYFLRALGAEVRRAGNDGRPLHIMFLDIDNFGEFNRRFGIERGDLLLRRIAAEITRCVGLAGDEMVTANLVARLGGEEFAVLLAERAEARGAPGAEDAAALAECLRSGIAAARVDDVGVTVSIGVASLPDDGVTADELLDAADGALAAAVEMGGDRVVVASALIPPVRDDELLSMMED